The Kineococcus endophyticus genome has a window encoding:
- a CDS encoding LON peptidase substrate-binding domain-containing protein translates to MPQRLPLFPLGSVLFPGLVLPLNVFEPRYRLLVQDLVGDLPDTAGLETGLEGGGADGSGDPEEMQVRGFGVVAIRAGHEVGTGNLQALHTVGCVALVREVTETDDGRYEIVTVGASRFRLVGIDESAGTPYLTGLVEPFGDDDVEDDDSDGRLTVLADAVSRTFDEYREVLDIGGAGAPDDPRVLSYLVAAAAVLDLDQRQRLLEAPDTVSRLQAELEVLRREIALIGTFGAVPATELPVWPVNSN, encoded by the coding sequence GTGCCGCAACGCCTCCCGCTGTTCCCCCTGGGCAGTGTCCTGTTCCCAGGACTGGTCCTGCCGCTCAACGTGTTCGAACCCCGGTACCGGCTGCTCGTGCAGGACCTCGTCGGCGACCTGCCGGACACGGCCGGGCTGGAGACCGGGCTGGAGGGAGGCGGCGCCGACGGTTCCGGGGACCCCGAGGAGATGCAGGTGCGGGGCTTCGGCGTCGTCGCCATCCGGGCCGGGCACGAGGTCGGCACGGGCAACCTGCAGGCCCTGCACACCGTCGGCTGCGTCGCCCTGGTGCGCGAGGTGACCGAGACCGACGACGGTCGCTACGAGATCGTGACGGTGGGCGCGAGCCGCTTCCGCCTCGTCGGGATCGACGAGTCCGCCGGGACCCCCTACCTCACGGGCCTCGTGGAGCCGTTCGGCGACGACGACGTCGAGGACGACGACAGCGACGGCCGCCTCACGGTGCTGGCCGACGCCGTGAGCCGCACGTTCGACGAGTACCGCGAGGTCCTCGACATCGGCGGGGCCGGGGCGCCGGACGACCCGCGGGTGCTGTCCTACCTCGTGGCCGCCGCGGCGGTCCTCGACCTCGACCAGCGGCAGCGGTTGCTGGAGGCGCCGGACACCGTCAGCCGCCTGCAGGCCGAGCTCGAGGTGCTGCGACGGGAGATCGCCCTCATCGGCACGTTCGGGGCGGTGCCGGCGACGGAACTGCCCGTCTGGCCGGTCAACTCCAACTGA
- the hisD gene encoding histidinol dehydrogenase yields MALRAVVPRADVDVAAALAAVAPICEDVRARGVPALLELTARFDGVHADDVRVPAHALTDALAALDPDVRAGLEESIRRARLVATDQLRGTTTTEVVPGGRVSERWVPVGRVGLYVPGGRAVYPSSVVMNVVPAQVAGVGSIAVTTPAQKEFGGSGHPTILAACALLGVEEVYAVGGAQAIAMFAYGARDADGAVVVEPVDVVTGPGNIYVASAKRYVQGTVGIDSEAGPTEIAVLADATADAVHVAADLISQAEHDPMAAAVLVTDSPELADAVDAVLGDRVAATKHAGRIEEALRGPQSAIVLVDDVDAGLAVVDAYAAEHLEVQTADAAAVAARVRNAGAVFVGPHTPVSLGDYCAGSNHVLPTGGTASFSGGLSVQTFLRGIHVVEYDERALREVAPHVVALAQSEDLPAHGEAVSARFEGTAP; encoded by the coding sequence ATGGCGCTGCGCGCGGTGGTCCCGCGCGCCGACGTCGACGTCGCGGCCGCCCTCGCCGCCGTCGCCCCGATCTGCGAGGACGTCCGCGCCCGCGGCGTCCCCGCCCTGCTCGAGCTGACCGCACGCTTCGACGGCGTCCACGCCGACGACGTCCGCGTTCCCGCGCACGCGCTCACCGACGCCCTCGCCGCCCTCGACCCCGACGTCCGCGCCGGGCTCGAGGAGTCGATCCGGCGGGCCCGCCTCGTGGCCACCGACCAGCTCCGCGGCACCACGACGACGGAGGTCGTCCCGGGCGGCCGCGTGTCCGAGCGCTGGGTGCCCGTCGGGCGCGTCGGGCTGTACGTGCCGGGCGGCCGGGCGGTCTACCCCTCCAGCGTCGTCATGAACGTGGTGCCGGCCCAGGTCGCCGGTGTCGGGTCGATCGCGGTGACCACCCCGGCGCAGAAGGAGTTCGGCGGCTCGGGCCACCCGACGATCCTCGCCGCGTGCGCGCTGCTGGGCGTCGAGGAGGTGTACGCCGTGGGCGGGGCGCAGGCCATCGCGATGTTCGCCTACGGCGCCCGCGACGCCGACGGCGCGGTCGTCGTCGAACCGGTCGACGTCGTCACCGGCCCGGGCAACATCTACGTCGCCTCGGCCAAGCGGTACGTCCAGGGCACCGTCGGCATCGACTCCGAGGCCGGCCCGACCGAGATCGCGGTCCTCGCCGACGCCACGGCGGACGCGGTCCACGTCGCCGCCGACCTCATCAGCCAGGCCGAGCACGACCCGATGGCCGCCGCCGTCCTCGTCACCGACTCGCCCGAGCTCGCCGACGCCGTCGACGCGGTCCTGGGCGACCGGGTCGCGGCCACCAAGCACGCCGGGCGCATCGAGGAGGCACTGCGCGGCCCGCAGTCCGCGATCGTGCTCGTCGACGACGTCGACGCCGGCCTGGCCGTCGTGGACGCCTACGCCGCCGAGCACCTGGAGGTGCAGACCGCGGACGCCGCCGCCGTCGCGGCCCGGGTGCGCAACGCCGGCGCCGTCTTCGTCGGCCCGCACACCCCGGTGTCCCTCGGCGACTACTGCGCGGGCTCCAACCACGTCCTGCCCACGGGCGGTACGGCTTCCTTCTCCGGCGGCCTCAGCGTGCAGACGTTCCTACGCGGCATCCACGTCGTGGAGTACGACGAGCGCGCGCTGCGCGAGGTCGCCCCCCACGTCGTGGCGCTGGCGCAGTCCGAGGACCTTCCCGCCCACGGCGAGGCCGTGTCCGCCCGCTTCGAGGGGACCGCCCCGTGA
- the sthA gene encoding Si-specific NAD(P)(+) transhydrogenase: MRDHYDLLVLGSGPGGQKAAIAAAKLGKNAALVDGGSMMGGVCVNTGTIPSKTLREAVVHLTGMSVRDVYGANFRVKQDITMADLSARTTHVVRREAEVVRDQLSRNRVDLYDGMARFTGPNSVVVEAPGVPARHLTADKFVIAVGTRPARPADVDFGSGRVVDSDGVLQLAEIPQTLVVVGAGVIGIEYASMFAALGTKVTVVESRPNFLDFCDSEIVEALKFELRDLRVAFRLGESVVKVQADEQGTVTTLASGKRIPADTVLYSAGRQGATDSLDLAAAGLEADKRGRLVVDKQFRTEVEHIYAVGDVIGFPALASTSMEQGRLAAYHAFGEQVNSLIELQPIGIYSIPEISYCGHTEDELTRAAVPYEVGVARYRELARGAIVGDSHGKLKLLVSTEDRKLLGVHVVGTSATELVHVGQAVMTCGGTVDHLVDTVFNYPTLSEAYKVAALDVTNKMRAAARFDV; the protein is encoded by the coding sequence ATGCGCGACCACTACGACCTCCTGGTCCTCGGTTCCGGCCCCGGCGGCCAGAAGGCGGCCATCGCGGCGGCCAAGCTCGGCAAGAACGCGGCCCTCGTGGACGGCGGCTCGATGATGGGCGGCGTCTGCGTCAACACGGGCACGATCCCGTCCAAGACGCTGCGCGAGGCCGTCGTGCACCTCACGGGCATGAGCGTGCGCGACGTCTACGGCGCGAACTTCCGCGTCAAGCAGGACATCACCATGGCCGACCTGTCGGCCCGCACCACCCACGTCGTGCGCCGTGAGGCCGAGGTCGTCCGCGACCAGCTCTCGCGCAACCGCGTCGACCTCTACGACGGCATGGCGCGCTTCACCGGTCCGAACAGCGTCGTCGTCGAGGCCCCCGGCGTCCCCGCCCGGCACCTGACGGCGGACAAGTTCGTCATCGCCGTGGGCACCCGTCCCGCCCGCCCCGCCGACGTCGACTTCGGCTCGGGCCGGGTCGTGGACTCCGACGGCGTGCTGCAGCTCGCCGAGATCCCGCAGACCCTCGTCGTCGTCGGCGCGGGCGTCATCGGCATCGAGTACGCGTCGATGTTCGCCGCGCTCGGCACCAAGGTCACCGTCGTGGAGTCGCGGCCGAACTTCCTCGACTTCTGCGACTCCGAGATCGTCGAGGCCCTGAAGTTCGAGCTGCGCGACCTGCGCGTGGCGTTCCGCCTCGGCGAGTCGGTCGTCAAGGTGCAGGCCGACGAGCAGGGCACCGTCACGACGCTGGCGTCCGGCAAGCGGATCCCCGCCGACACCGTCCTGTACTCCGCGGGCCGCCAGGGCGCCACGGACAGCCTCGACCTGGCCGCCGCCGGCCTCGAGGCCGACAAGCGCGGCCGCCTCGTCGTGGACAAGCAGTTCCGCACCGAGGTCGAGCACATCTACGCCGTCGGCGACGTCATCGGCTTCCCGGCGCTGGCCTCGACGTCGATGGAGCAGGGTCGCCTCGCGGCGTACCACGCGTTCGGCGAGCAGGTGAACTCGCTCATCGAGCTGCAGCCCATCGGCATCTACTCGATCCCCGAGATCAGCTACTGCGGTCACACCGAGGACGAGCTGACCCGCGCCGCCGTCCCGTACGAGGTCGGGGTCGCCCGCTACCGCGAGCTCGCCCGCGGCGCGATCGTCGGCGACTCGCACGGCAAGCTCAAGCTGCTCGTCTCGACCGAGGACCGCAAGCTGCTCGGCGTCCACGTCGTCGGGACGTCGGCGACCGAGCTCGTGCACGTCGGGCAGGCCGTCATGACGTGCGGCGGGACCGTCGACCACCTCGTCGACACGGTGTTCAACTACCCGACGCTGTCGGAGGCCTACAAGGTCGCCGCGCTCGACGTGACGAACAAGATGCGGGCCGCGGCGCGCTTCGACGTCTGA
- a CDS encoding Gfo/Idh/MocA family protein: protein MPVANPPLNVAVLGCWHVHAKDYARSAAAHPDTTLVAAYDPDPSLGRPLAEDFGVELTDDLDALLAREDVHGVTVTTETTAHTDVISRALAAGKHVFTEKLLAPTVEESERLVAQAADAGLALVVSLPRLYAGYTLAVRDLLDSGELGTLTYGRVRLSHDGAVHGGDGTGGWLPDRFFDPGPAVGGALTDLGCHPVYLTQLFLGADPQTVRAVYANATPRDVEDHAVVTVGYSDGRIGVVEAGFVSNDAFTIDVHGTEGSVHYTDSGKRLWRRYPDGRTEDLTVPDDAPDAFAQWVQHAAAGTQASENLQRAVDLTRLVVRANHAAGTKE from the coding sequence GTGCCTGTCGCGAACCCACCCCTGAACGTCGCCGTGCTCGGGTGCTGGCACGTCCACGCCAAGGACTACGCCCGCTCCGCAGCAGCCCACCCCGACACCACCCTCGTCGCCGCCTACGACCCCGACCCGTCGCTGGGCCGGCCGCTGGCGGAGGACTTCGGTGTCGAGCTCACCGACGACCTCGACGCGTTGCTGGCGCGCGAGGACGTCCACGGCGTCACCGTCACCACCGAGACGACGGCGCACACCGACGTCATCTCCCGCGCCCTGGCCGCCGGCAAGCACGTCTTCACCGAGAAGCTGCTCGCCCCGACCGTCGAGGAGTCCGAGCGCCTCGTCGCCCAGGCCGCGGACGCGGGGCTCGCCCTCGTCGTCTCCCTGCCGCGGCTCTACGCCGGCTACACCCTCGCCGTGCGCGACCTGCTGGACTCCGGGGAGCTCGGGACCCTCACCTACGGCCGTGTCCGGTTGTCCCACGACGGGGCGGTGCACGGCGGCGACGGGACGGGGGGCTGGCTGCCCGACCGGTTCTTCGACCCCGGACCGGCCGTCGGCGGCGCGCTGACGGACCTCGGCTGCCACCCCGTCTACCTGACGCAGCTCTTCCTCGGCGCCGACCCGCAGACGGTCCGCGCGGTCTACGCCAACGCCACCCCCCGCGACGTCGAGGACCACGCCGTCGTGACCGTGGGCTACTCCGACGGCCGGATCGGCGTCGTCGAGGCCGGTTTCGTCAGCAACGACGCCTTCACCATCGACGTCCACGGCACCGAGGGGTCGGTGCACTACACCGACTCCGGCAAGCGCCTGTGGCGCCGTTACCCCGACGGCCGCACCGAGGACCTCACCGTCCCCGACGACGCCCCCGACGCGTTCGCGCAGTGGGTGCAGCACGCCGCCGCCGGGACCCAGGCGAGCGAGAACCTCCAGCGCGCCGTCGACCTCACCCGCCTCGTCGTGCGGGCCAACCACGCAGCAGGGACGAAGGAGTGA
- a CDS encoding Gfo/Idh/MocA family protein → MAKNVEGTVKVGLIGGGGITRAHVKGYREHAAKIGVTAVADVVEEAANTRAEELGAQAFTDYREMLATADIDAVDICLPHHLHADAIVAAAEAGKHVLCEKPLCLTADEAARVAAAVRSSGVTLMCAHNQLFFPSVAKAKELLDSGILGTVYEVRTTDSFHNDFDPSNMGWRASAKTSGGGELIDTGYHPTYLLLHLADAQPTEATAFLSTHRLKFMEGEDSAQVLVRFENGVVGQMVTSWAYDPAPGTEKFSVVGELGSLTGTANSVTYRLRTGEEETFQFEDVDSFVEEIGAFADCLREGTRPIHTETEGIAVRGVLLAAYEGARTGTIAKVLSV, encoded by the coding sequence ATGGCGAAGAACGTCGAGGGAACCGTCAAGGTCGGGCTCATCGGCGGGGGCGGGATCACCCGCGCCCACGTCAAGGGGTACCGCGAGCACGCCGCGAAGATCGGGGTCACCGCGGTGGCCGACGTCGTCGAGGAGGCGGCGAACACCCGCGCCGAGGAACTCGGTGCGCAGGCGTTCACCGACTACCGCGAGATGCTGGCGACGGCGGACATCGACGCCGTCGACATCTGCCTGCCGCACCACCTGCACGCCGACGCCATCGTCGCCGCGGCCGAAGCCGGCAAGCACGTCCTGTGCGAGAAGCCGTTGTGCCTCACCGCGGACGAGGCCGCCCGGGTCGCCGCGGCGGTCCGCTCCTCCGGCGTCACCCTCATGTGCGCGCACAACCAGCTGTTCTTCCCCTCGGTCGCCAAGGCGAAGGAACTCCTGGACTCCGGGATCCTCGGGACCGTCTACGAGGTGCGGACGACGGACAGCTTCCACAACGACTTCGACCCCTCGAACATGGGCTGGCGCGCCTCGGCCAAGACGAGCGGCGGCGGCGAGCTCATCGACACGGGCTACCACCCGACGTACCTGCTGCTGCACCTCGCGGACGCCCAGCCCACGGAGGCGACCGCGTTCCTCTCGACGCACCGCCTGAAGTTCATGGAGGGCGAGGACTCCGCGCAGGTGCTCGTCCGGTTCGAGAACGGTGTCGTGGGCCAGATGGTGACGAGCTGGGCCTACGACCCGGCCCCGGGCACCGAGAAGTTCTCCGTGGTGGGCGAGCTCGGATCGCTCACGGGCACCGCGAACTCCGTCACCTACCGGCTGCGGACGGGGGAGGAGGAGACGTTCCAGTTCGAGGACGTCGACTCCTTCGTCGAGGAGATCGGCGCCTTCGCCGACTGCCTGCGCGAGGGCACCCGCCCGATCCACACCGAGACCGAGGGCATCGCCGTCCGCGGCGTCCTGCTCGCGGCCTACGAGGGCGCGCGCACCGGGACGATCGCCAAGGTCCTCTCCGTCTGA
- a CDS encoding histidinol-phosphate transaminase → MTETTTLADLPLREDLRDEHPYGAPQLHVPVVLNVNENPYPVAPEVVADIAAAVAQAAVGLNRYPDREFLDLRADLAAFLRTESGAELAPEQVWAANGSNEVMLHVLQAFGGPGRTALSFAPTYSMYPEYARDTLTTWVTGRREEDFTVDVDHAREQVRRYRPSVVLLTSPNNPTGTALPLATVEAVLEEVSAVGGIVVVDEAYGEFRRAGVPSALELLPRHGNLAVSRTMSKAFSLAGARVGYLAASRAFVDALRIVRLPYHLSAVTQATARAALKHSAALLSTVDELRTRRDETVVWLRDNGFDVAQSDANFVLFGRFTDRHGVWQGLLDRGVLIRETGPAGWLRVSIGTADEMQQFRTALQEVVATQ, encoded by the coding sequence GTGACCGAGACGACCACGCTGGCCGACCTGCCGCTGCGCGAGGACCTGCGGGACGAGCACCCGTACGGGGCCCCCCAGCTGCACGTGCCGGTGGTCCTCAACGTCAACGAGAACCCCTACCCGGTCGCGCCCGAGGTGGTCGCCGACATCGCGGCCGCCGTCGCGCAGGCGGCCGTGGGCCTCAACCGCTACCCCGACCGCGAGTTCCTCGACCTGCGCGCCGACCTCGCGGCGTTCTTGCGCACCGAGTCCGGGGCCGAGCTCGCGCCCGAGCAGGTGTGGGCGGCCAACGGGTCCAACGAGGTCATGCTCCACGTGCTGCAGGCCTTCGGCGGCCCCGGCCGCACCGCGCTGAGCTTCGCCCCCACGTACTCGATGTACCCCGAGTACGCGCGCGACACCCTCACGACGTGGGTCACGGGCCGGCGCGAGGAGGACTTCACGGTCGACGTCGACCACGCCCGCGAGCAGGTCCGCCGCTACCGCCCCTCCGTCGTCCTGCTGACGAGCCCCAACAACCCGACGGGGACGGCCCTGCCGCTGGCCACCGTCGAGGCCGTGCTGGAGGAGGTCTCCGCCGTCGGCGGCATCGTCGTCGTCGACGAGGCGTACGGGGAGTTCCGCCGGGCCGGCGTCCCCAGCGCCCTGGAACTCCTCCCGCGGCACGGCAACCTCGCGGTCAGCCGCACCATGAGCAAGGCGTTCTCGCTGGCGGGTGCCCGCGTCGGGTACCTGGCGGCCTCGCGCGCGTTCGTCGACGCCCTGCGGATCGTCCGCCTCCCGTACCACCTGTCGGCCGTCACCCAGGCCACGGCACGGGCCGCGCTGAAGCACTCCGCGGCCCTGCTCTCCACGGTGGACGAACTCCGCACCCGTCGCGACGAGACCGTCGTGTGGTTGCGCGACAACGGGTTCGACGTCGCCCAGTCCGACGCGAACTTCGTCCTGTTCGGCCGGTTCACCGACCGGCACGGCGTCTGGCAGGGGTTGCTCGACCGGGGCGTCCTCATCCGCGAGACCGGCCCGGCCGGCTGGTTGCGCGTGAGCATCGGCACGGCCGACGAGATGCAGCAGTTCCGAACCGCACTCCAGGAAGTGGTGGCAACCCAGTGA
- the hisB gene encoding imidazoleglycerol-phosphate dehydratase HisB, with the protein MSRTARIERSTSESSVLVELDLDGSGRTQIDTTVPFYDHMLTALGKHSLMDLTVRASGDTHIDVHHTVEDTAIVLGQAFRQALGDKSGIRRFADATVPLDEALAHAVVDVSGRPYCVHEGEPAGQEFHLIGGHFTGSLTRHVLESFAFHAQICLHVRVLAGRDPHHVVEAQFKALARALRYAVEPDPRVVGIPSTKGAL; encoded by the coding sequence GTGAGCCGCACCGCGCGCATCGAGCGCAGCACCAGCGAGTCCTCCGTCCTCGTCGAACTCGACCTCGACGGCTCGGGGCGCACGCAGATCGACACGACCGTGCCGTTCTACGACCACATGCTGACGGCGCTCGGCAAGCACTCGCTCATGGACCTGACGGTCCGGGCGAGCGGTGACACCCACATCGACGTGCACCACACCGTCGAGGACACCGCGATCGTCCTGGGCCAGGCGTTCCGCCAGGCGCTCGGCGACAAGTCCGGCATCCGCCGCTTCGCCGACGCCACCGTCCCGCTCGACGAGGCCCTCGCGCACGCCGTCGTCGACGTCTCCGGCCGCCCCTACTGCGTCCACGAGGGGGAGCCGGCCGGCCAGGAGTTCCACCTCATCGGCGGGCACTTCACCGGCTCGCTGACCCGGCACGTCCTGGAGAGCTTCGCCTTCCACGCCCAGATCTGCCTGCACGTGCGCGTGCTCGCCGGCCGGGACCCGCACCACGTCGTGGAGGCGCAGTTCAAGGCGCTGGCCCGCGCGCTGCGCTACGCCGTCGAACCCGACCCGCGCGTCGTCGGCATCCCCTCCACCAAGGGTGCGCTGTGA
- the hisH gene encoding imidazole glycerol phosphate synthase subunit HisH, which yields MTSVVVLDYGFGNVRSAVRALERVGASVELTSDRKAALEADGLLVPGVGAFAAVNAGLKAIGGDSIVDRRLAGGRPVLGICVGLQVMFETSTEPGDGLPDGLAQWPGTVERLPADVVPHMGWSTVEPPAGSRLFAGVEDERFYFVHSYAVQRFEMLDTTDGRVPLPQITWAEHGTRFVAAVENGALSATQFHPEKSGDAGAQLLRNWVDSLT from the coding sequence GTGACGTCCGTCGTCGTCCTCGACTACGGCTTCGGCAACGTCCGCTCCGCCGTCCGCGCCCTCGAACGGGTCGGCGCGTCGGTCGAGCTGACGTCGGACCGGAAGGCGGCCCTCGAGGCCGACGGGCTCCTCGTCCCCGGCGTCGGTGCGTTCGCGGCCGTCAACGCCGGGCTCAAGGCCATCGGCGGTGACTCGATCGTCGACCGGCGCCTCGCCGGGGGCCGTCCCGTGCTCGGGATCTGCGTCGGGCTGCAGGTGATGTTCGAGACGTCCACCGAACCCGGCGACGGCCTGCCCGACGGCTTGGCCCAGTGGCCCGGCACCGTCGAGCGCCTCCCCGCCGACGTCGTCCCGCACATGGGCTGGTCGACCGTCGAGCCGCCCGCCGGCTCCCGCCTCTTCGCCGGCGTGGAGGACGAGCGCTTCTACTTCGTGCACTCCTACGCCGTGCAGCGCTTCGAGATGCTCGACACCACCGACGGCCGCGTCCCGCTGCCCCAGATCACGTGGGCCGAGCACGGGACGCGCTTCGTCGCGGCCGTCGAGAACGGCGCGCTGTCCGCGACGCAGTTCCACCCGGAGAAGTCCGGCGACGCCGGCGCCCAGCTCCTGCGGAACTGGGTCGACTCCCTCACCTGA
- the priA gene encoding bifunctional 1-(5-phosphoribosyl)-5-((5-phosphoribosylamino)methylideneamino)imidazole-4-carboxamide isomerase/phosphoribosylanthranilate isomerase PriA gives MTSENTATAARRLELLPAVDVADGQAVRLVQGEAGSETFYGAPLEAALAWQEAGAEWVHLVDLDAAFGRGSNRELLAEVVGRLDVAVELSGGIRDDASLEAALATGCRRVNLGTAALEDPDWTRSAIARHGDRIAVGLDVRGTTLAARGWTREGGDLWEVLARLDADGCSRYVVTDVTKDGTLRGPNVDLLREVCARTKAPVVASGGISSLDDLRVLRDLVDTGVEGAIVGKALYAGNFTLPQALDVAGRP, from the coding sequence GTGACCAGCGAGAACACCGCCACCGCCGCCCGCCGGCTCGAACTCCTCCCCGCCGTCGACGTCGCCGACGGCCAGGCCGTCCGCCTCGTGCAGGGCGAGGCCGGCAGCGAGACCTTCTACGGCGCCCCGCTGGAGGCGGCCCTCGCCTGGCAGGAGGCGGGCGCGGAGTGGGTCCACCTGGTAGACCTCGACGCCGCCTTCGGCCGCGGCTCGAACCGCGAGCTCCTGGCCGAGGTCGTCGGCCGCCTCGACGTCGCCGTGGAGCTGTCCGGCGGGATCCGGGACGACGCCTCCCTCGAGGCGGCCCTGGCCACGGGCTGCCGCCGCGTCAACCTCGGCACCGCCGCCCTGGAGGACCCGGACTGGACGCGGTCGGCCATCGCCCGGCACGGCGACCGCATCGCCGTCGGCCTCGACGTGCGCGGCACGACGCTGGCGGCGCGCGGCTGGACGCGCGAGGGCGGGGACCTGTGGGAGGTGCTGGCGCGCCTGGACGCCGACGGCTGCTCCCGCTACGTCGTCACCGACGTCACCAAGGACGGCACCCTGCGCGGTCCGAACGTCGACCTGCTCCGCGAGGTCTGCGCCCGGACGAAGGCCCCCGTCGTGGCCTCGGGCGGCATCTCCAGCCTCGACGACCTGCGCGTCCTGCGCGACCTCGTCGACACCGGCGTCGAGGGCGCCATCGTGGGCAAGGCCCTGTACGCCGGGAACTTCACCCTCCCGCAGGCCCTCGACGTGGCGGGCCGGCCCTGA
- a CDS encoding SseB family protein, with protein MPWAGRTLQPNAFAGDDGSRSPELERALTAWDAVGGDLVARVHAERAVVGALAGSRVFAPVVAELGERGDDGGDKSADMALALLTQPDGRRGLPLFTDLAALSTWRPDARPVPVPAEQAALSGAQEECDVLVLDPAGPVRFVVRRSAFWALARGEVWIPAALDATLAAAVADAVRDLPVVRGTRCEPGRGAELRVVLGVTPGLDREGLDGLLRAVGERLAAGVVAERAESLEFQVLPA; from the coding sequence GTGCCGTGGGCGGGACGCACGTTGCAGCCCAACGCCTTCGCGGGCGACGACGGGTCGAGGTCCCCTGAGCTGGAACGGGCGCTGACCGCGTGGGACGCGGTCGGGGGCGACCTCGTCGCCCGCGTCCACGCCGAACGCGCCGTCGTCGGCGCTCTCGCGGGCAGCCGGGTGTTCGCCCCGGTCGTCGCCGAGCTGGGCGAGAGGGGGGACGACGGCGGTGACAAGAGCGCCGACATGGCGCTGGCGCTGCTGACCCAGCCCGACGGCCGCCGCGGGCTGCCGCTGTTCACGGACCTCGCGGCGCTGAGCACCTGGCGTCCGGACGCGCGTCCGGTGCCGGTGCCCGCGGAGCAGGCGGCGCTGTCGGGTGCTCAGGAGGAGTGCGACGTGCTCGTGCTCGACCCGGCCGGTCCCGTGCGCTTCGTCGTGCGCCGCAGCGCGTTCTGGGCCCTGGCCCGGGGGGAGGTGTGGATCCCCGCAGCCCTCGACGCGACGCTCGCGGCGGCCGTCGCCGACGCCGTCCGGGACCTGCCGGTCGTCCGCGGCACCCGGTGCGAACCGGGTCGGGGGGCCGAGCTGCGCGTCGTCCTCGGGGTGACCCCGGGCCTGGACCGCGAGGGGCTCGACGGCCTGCTGCGGGCGGTGGGGGAGCGGCTGGCCGCGGGCGTCGTCGCTGAACGCGCGGAGTCCCTGGAGTTCCAGGTGCTGCCGGCCTAG
- a CDS encoding DoxX family protein — protein MANNDLGLLALRLGIGGTLVAHGAQKLFGAFGGGGLEGTAGAMHAMGFRPGKRNAVLAGASEAGGGALLALGLATPVGGASAAAAMAAASVVHKPNGFFVTSGGFEYPAVLGLASVALAIGGPGKYSLDAATGHVFNKRWTTVLALAAAGVGAYTTIKARQETVAAEAAEQD, from the coding sequence GTGGCGAACAACGACCTGGGCCTGCTGGCCCTGCGCCTCGGCATCGGCGGCACGCTCGTGGCCCACGGCGCGCAGAAGCTCTTCGGCGCCTTCGGCGGCGGCGGCCTCGAGGGCACCGCCGGCGCCATGCACGCCATGGGCTTCCGCCCCGGCAAGCGCAACGCCGTCCTCGCGGGCGCGTCCGAGGCCGGCGGCGGCGCGCTGCTCGCGCTCGGGCTCGCGACGCCCGTCGGCGGCGCGTCGGCCGCGGCGGCCATGGCGGCCGCGTCCGTCGTGCACAAGCCCAACGGCTTCTTCGTGACCTCGGGCGGGTTCGAGTACCCGGCCGTCCTGGGCCTGGCCTCGGTGGCCCTGGCCATCGGTGGTCCCGGGAAGTACAGCCTCGACGCCGCCACCGGCCACGTCTTCAACAAGCGGTGGACGACCGTCCTGGCGCTGGCCGCCGCCGGCGTCGGCGCGTACACGACCATCAAGGCGCGTCAGGAGACGGTGGCCGCCGAGGCCGCCGAGCAGGACTGA